The segment CCTGGGTGTCACAGACTGCTGCCCAGGCCCCGTGCCCAGGCCCCGTGCCCAGGCCCACAGCCCTTCCAGCACCAACACCCTCTGCTTTTGTCACCTCTGGGCAGTTCAGGGGCTCCcgctacacacacacatccaggcCCCATCTCTACCCACCCAGGTTGTTCCAGGGGTCCAAAAAATACGCGAGGCCCAGAGCAATGATTTTGAGCACAGCTTCCACCATGTAGATGGAGAGGAAGATGTAGTCCAAGGCCGTGAAGTACCACTCTGTGAGGAcacggggtggggaggaaggagggagcccTCGCTTaggcccacccctgcccccagcagcccagcccttgcctcctcctcctcgctgGAACCTCACTTGCAAGCAGCCATTTAGGGAGAAGCTGGCTCTGTCCAATGGCTGTATGTCTCAACTgctctgtgcctcactttcctcatctatgaaatggtgATAATAACAGTCTGCCTGATAGAATTTTCATGAGAATTAAATGCACTTCACATAGTAAAGGGCTTCCAAGGGAGCCTTAAACTGCTTGCAAGAAACATCAGCCCACTCTTCTCTCCTTAGTTTATGGGTCCTGTGGCAGGTCCTCTCCTTCACTCTGCTCCCTGGAGTTTTAAGGACGCTCTTCCCAGctttcccagcctcctccctccagggTCTCCTGGCCTCCAGGGCCTCCTGACCCGTCCAGCGGACATGGGTTCTGGGCATCCTTCCTGCGCAAAAATCAACGTACTTAGAGCTGATGCGCCACCTGGTGGCTGTAGTCGCAAACAGCACACACTCAAGCTTAGAAGACCCTCCTGTCTCTGGTGGTCTGGTTGACTTCAGcaaaactctctgagcctcactctaACTGCTGCGCGATGTCGCCCATCTCCCAGGGTGAGGATCAAATGGGCTAAGTTGTTTAAATCACCCGGAACTTGGTCAGGCTCACAGGAGGCCCAGACCAACATCAACGGCCTTCTCTACGTGAACAGGGCTCCCTGGCTCTTACCACCCCGGACCTCGACTTCGGCGAAGGTCTGAGCCACAAGCATGATGGTGTTGAGGCAGACGATGAAGATGATGAAGGTTTCAAAGGCCAGGGAATCAACCAGTTTCCTGAGCATTCTCCGAAGACCCCAAATGAGCTGGCTTAATTTTTCCCACAACCAATACAAGAAGTCCGAAGAGTGCACCTTCTTGTGGGTCCGTGGGGCTCGGCCAACTGTAAGGGGGCCAGAAAGGCAAGTTCTTGGGGGCAAGGGACCCAGGGTTCTGGGCACCCTCCCAGGCCTGCCTGCTGTCAGCTCACTCAGGGGCAGGCATGCTTGTCCTGCACTGGTATAGAAGCCAAGGCTTGACCCTGCCTTGCAGGTGCCAGTCTGCTTGGGATTTGAGCATATTTCAGGGGCTCAGGCTCTTACACTCCATGCTTTTTACTCACATGGCAGCTTACACATGGAAGACCCAGTCTTCCTCACCACCCCATCCTCTTGGTAACCTCGGCCTCTCCTCATAAGATGCTTCTGACATATCTTCCCCCTCTTAACTGCCTTCTCTTCCACAAACAGACACAAATCCCTTGCTTCTTGTTCAAGAAGCTAATGCCATGTCTACTAGGGAACAATTTGGGGAGGATTATATATTAACAGGCAAGGTTCTCCCTGCCCTCCAACCAGGCCCTCGTTCAGGCACTGGTTCTTCCCTCTGTCCTCAAGAAGGTCACAGTTTAGTGGGGAAAATGGACAAACAGCATCCAGAATGCTGTTCTGATACAGATGATGGACCCCTTCACTGGGCAGTCTGGGTTTGGTTGTATAAGTGACCTACACCAGCTTTCACATTCAATAATAGGAGACATTCGAGAAGTGAACACGAGAATGAAGAAGACAGTGACTGAATGAACCAACAACTGATGCCTGAAGAGGTGCCTAATTCCAGGAATAAAAAATTGGAGGATGAACGGTCAGGCGCGTGAAGAGCCAGTGGACTACACCAGCAGGGGAGAGCGAGCCTTGTGAAGGACACGCCAGGCCTGACTCAGGTCTGGAACCTGGGCCAGGCAGCTGgagttgggggtgaggggtgaaCTCAAGACGCACCTTTGCGCTTCTGAACGTGCTCGTCTTCTTCAGGGCAGCTTTCCGAGGTTTTGGAGGAGGAGTCCTGAGGATAGACTTTGTTGGAGGTCTCGGAGGGGTGTGAGTTCACTGTACTAAGAGAACGAGCCAAGCTGAAGGCTGAGCTCTTTCGGTCTGGCTTGCTGGGCTGGAAGACCGCTGGACGAGAATAGGCAGAGCTGAGGGAGCCTAAGGTCACGGTGTGGGGCGTGTATGAGCCAAAGACTTGGGAGCTTCCATGACGGTACTCCCCATGGTGCTGATCTCGGTGGGGGTAATCATGAGGATGTGTGCCGTGCTGGTGCTCCCTGTGCTGGTGCTCCCTGTGCTGGTGCTCCCTGTGCTGGTGCTCTCTGTGGTGGTGTTCGCCGTGGTGAGGTGGGCCCTGGTGGTAGGACATCATGGAGGTAGGCCTTCTGTGGTGGTGCCCACCATGATGATAGGCCTCACTGAGGTGGGAGCGGCTACTAGATTGCGTGGAGTCCTTATGGTGGTAAGCCTCACTTTGGCGATGGAGCCCACTATAGTCAGGAACCTCAGCGTGGTGATGAAACCCACCATGGTggttgggctccctgtgttggCGGGACCTCCCATGGTGTCTCCTGCTACCATGGTGATGCTCATTGTCAAAGTGGTCCTCACCATAGGATTGGTGGGAGATGAGAGTGTCCCGGGAAGGATCCTGGGAAAGGGATGTGGAGCCATGGTCTACACCATGATGGTGGGACTCACCATGATTGGGGGAGTGATAGGAGCGGTGGGCATGGTGGGAGAAGACATTGCCATGGAAGTCTTGGAATTCATCAGGGTGGTGAGGTCCACCACGATGATGGGATAAGCCATGATGGTGGGACTCACCATGGTGACGGGATGCAccttggtgatggtggtgaaCTCCACCGTGGCCCGGCCTATGGTATGGGGTTGATGAGCTAGGGTGAGACAACACATCTGAGTTGTCAGCGTCTGCTTCATTTTGAGCCTTTGCAGACATGGAAGATTGATCTGAGACTATGCTGGGAACCCTGGAATGAGGAAAGCTTAACACGTGGGCCCAAAAGAGCCCTTCCTGGATAACCTGTCTCGCCTAATCACCTAACCATCAGACGGGGCTTCTAGGAAAGCCTGACTTCTTATGGAATTCTCCCCTCTATGATGTCACAGGCAGACCTCTACCCAGGCCTAATTCCCAAATGCCTCCTCTGAGCTACAGTTCAGGATCAAGgatcattgtgtccaactcttcactgtaaaaggaggaaactgaggtcaagAAGGGGAAGGGACTGGCCCAGGGTGACCCAGTAGGTCAATGGCAAAGCTGGACAAAGGATTTCAGGCTGACATCAGAGGCCCAGCAGTTGCTTTAAATctgttactggaaaaaaaaaaatctttaagaaaccAGATGGTCCAGTTCCTAGTTGTATCTAGATACCAACTGGCTCTGAGGTTCAAACTGCCCACTTCCACTGTAAACAGGTATGTGACCTTGGTCTAGTTGCttaattttcctttgtttgttcTTCCTCAGTTtgttcttctataaaatggggataataacacctacccactccagcactcttgcctggaaaatcccatggacggaggggcctggtaggctgcagtccacggggtccctaagagttggacacgactgagtgacttcactttcacttttcacgttcctgcattggagaaggaaatggcaacccactccagtattcttgcctgtagaatcccagggacgggggagcctggtgggttgccgtctgtggggtcgcacagagttggacacgactgaagtgacttagcagcagttgcaGCATAGGGTCAAAAAAGTTAAGATATGTAAAGATTACACTAATAGCACAACAAATGGTAATTAGCATCGTCATCCTTGTCTCAATGGTTGACAGTAATGGAAGCCTCCCTCTTGGGTTATTACTAAAATTAAACTAACAGCCAATATTTATTGAAGACCAGCTTTATGCACTTTAAatataatcctcacaataactccACAGGATGGATAATATTACGCCCATTTTGTTTTATCCCAATTTGGAAATGCGGCTCAAAGAGTATAAACAAACTCTTCAATAAATAAGAACTTATAAAGTCAGCACTCATTTCAAACTTTCCACCATGCTGTCCTGTCTTCCTACTGAAATCCACCAGAATTCATTCATGACCAGCGCAGCTCTTCTGGAACTTTCAGGTTCCCACTTTGACTATAGCTGTTTCCTCAGTGCTTGGTCATAGCCAAGTTCATAGTGCCATTGGGTACCAGGTGCCCAGTGATGAGATTATGGCCCTCACGGGGCTCAGTGTGCTGCCAGCAGCAGACAAGGAAAGAGTTTTTAATAGGACAGTTATTTCACTGTTccattctcctcttcctcccgGTACGTTCTCTCAAATAGACACGACATTTCCCAGTGTGCCTTGCATCCAGGCATGGCCAAAGAGTGAGAGCGGAAGCAGTGCAACAACTTCCGGGTCTTCAATTTAAGGCCTAGGATGTGGGCGTGTGTATTTCCACGCTTCTTTTGGGCTGGAGCGTGGATCAACCAGCAGACAGGAGTGATAGTCTAAGGCAGAGATTTCTGAGTTCTGCAGAACCACAGAATTTACTTGAGATGTTTCTAGGTTAGGGATTCTGTCttgtgaagagaaaaagaaatcagcgTTATTTTTGAACCTCGTGTGCTGTGTGATGCCACCGGTTTCAGGGATGGACCCTAATGGAGCAGCCTCGGAACTCATTTGTGAGGGGTTGTTCAGCCCCGACTGCAGTGCTCAGTGAGTGGGGCCTTGCTCAGTTTTCAGCATGAGATCAAGTCTGTCCATCACGTGTGAACATGCTGTTGCCTGGAGAGGAGGAGGTGAAGATGGATGACCACACCCTTGTCCTCCGGGTTACCTCCCCATTACGCACGGCTGACTGACTT is part of the Bos javanicus breed banteng chromosome 29, ARS-OSU_banteng_1.0, whole genome shotgun sequence genome and harbors:
- the CATSPER1 gene encoding cation channel sperm-associated protein 1 isoform X1, with the translated sequence MSAKAQNEADADNSDVLSHPSSSTPYHRPGHGGVHHHHQGASRHHGESHHHGLSHHRGGPHHPDEFQDFHGNVFSHHAHRSYHSPNHGESHHHGVDHGSTSLSQDPSRDTLISHQSYGEDHFDNEHHHGSRRHHGRSRQHREPNHHGGFHHHAEVPDYSGLHRQSEAYHHKDSTQSSSRSHLSEAYHHGGHHHRRPTSMMSYHQGPPHHGEHHHREHQHREHQHREHQHREHQHGTHPHDYPHRDQHHGEYRHGSSQVFGSYTPHTVTLGSLSSAYSRPAVFQPSKPDRKSSAFSLARSLSTVNSHPSETSNKVYPQDSSSKTSESCPEEDEHVQKRKVGRAPRTHKKVHSSDFLYWLWEKLSQLIWGLRRMLRKLVDSLAFETFIIFIVCLNTIMLVAQTFAEVEVRGEWYFTALDYIFLSIYMVEAVLKIIALGLAYFLDPWNNLDFFIMVVGTLDFVLIQVNSSSTRAIHNQSVFRIFRVFKTLRALRAIRVLRRLRFLTNLQEVTGTLARSLPSITAILILMFTCLFLFSVVLRALFRYSDPKRFQNIFTTIFTLFTMLTLDDWSLIYLDSRAQGAWYIIPILMIYIIIQYFIFLNLVIAVLVDNFQMALLKGLEKEKQEKAAELHEKLLDDSVTKLMEAEPKEVLSEHTIQKQLIEKKFGAMTEKQLETLFHFLQLVAGVEHYQLKFRSQAAVIDEIVDTTFEAGEEDFRK
- the CATSPER1 gene encoding cation channel sperm-associated protein 1 isoform X3; translation: MKQTLTTQMCCLTLAHQPHTIGRATVEFTTITKVHPVTMGPPHHGEHHHREHQHREHQHREHQHREHQHGTHPHDYPHRDQHHGEYRHGSSQVFGSYTPHTVTLGSLSSAYSRPAVFQPSKPDRKSSAFSLARSLSTVNSHPSETSNKVYPQDSSSKTSESCPEEDEHVQKRKVGRAPRTHKKVHSSDFLYWLWEKLSQLIWGLRRMLRKLVDSLAFETFIIFIVCLNTIMLVAQTFAEVEVRGEWYFTALDYIFLSIYMVEAVLKIIALGLAYFLDPWNNLDFFIMVVGTLDFVLIQVNSSSTRAIHNQSVFRIFRVFKTLRALRAIRVLRRLRFLTNLQEVTGTLARSLPSITAILILMFTCLFLFSVVLRALFRYSDPKRFQNIFTTIFTLFTMLTLDDWSLIYLDSRAQGAWYIIPILMIYIIIQYFIFLNLVIAVLVDNFQMALLKGLEKEKQEKAAELHEKLLDDSVTKLMEAEPKEVLSEHTIQKQLIEKKFGAMTEKQLETLFHFLQLVAGVEHYQLKFRSQAAVIDEIVDTTFEAGEEDFRK
- the CATSPER1 gene encoding cation channel sperm-associated protein 1 isoform X2 yields the protein MSAKAQNEADADNSDVLSHPSSSTPYHRPGHGGVHHHHQGASRHHGESHHHGLSHHRGGPHHPDEFQDFHGNVFSHHAHRSYHSPNHGESHHHGVDHGSTSLSQDPSRDTLISHQSYGEDHFDNEHHHGSRRHHGRSRQHREPNHHGGFHHHAEVPDYSGLHRQSEAYHHKDSTQSSSRSHLSEAYHHGGHHHRRPTSMMSYHQGPPHHGEHHHREHQHREHQHREHQHREHQHGTHPHDYPHRDQHHGEYRHGSSQVFGSYTPHTVTLGSLSSAYSRPAVFQPSKPDRKSSAFSLARSLSTVNSHPSETSNKVYPQDSSSKTSESCPEEDEHVQKRKVGRAPRTHKKVHSSDFLYWLWEKLSQLIWGLRRMLRKLVDSLAFETFIIFIVCLNTIMLVAQTFAEVEVRGDFFIMVVGTLDFVLIQVNSSSTRAIHNQSVFRIFRVFKTLRALRAIRVLRRLRFLTNLQEVTGTLARSLPSITAILILMFTCLFLFSVVLRALFRYSDPKRFQNIFTTIFTLFTMLTLDDWSLIYLDSRAQGAWYIIPILMIYIIIQYFIFLNLVIAVLVDNFQMALLKGLEKEKQEKAAELHEKLLDDSVTKLMEAEPKEVLSEHTIQKQLIEKKFGAMTEKQLETLFHFLQLVAGVEHYQLKFRSQAAVIDEIVDTTFEAGEEDFRK